In Pelosinus sp. UFO1, one genomic interval encodes:
- a CDS encoding FAD-binding oxidoreductase: MEKHHINALKEIVGEENVLTSAEDLYCYSYDATPGHAHMPDAVVSPANTMETSQILKLANDNRIPVYTRGSGTNLSAGCVPTKGGIVLLMTRLNKILEVDLENLVAVAEPGVIVADLNKEIATLGLIYPPDPGTVATATLGGTVAENAGGLRGLKYGVSKHYIMGLEVVLANGDIMNTGGKNVKDVSGYDMTKLFTGSEGTLCVITKIITKLVPAPEAKKAMMAIFKDLDNAGKAVSAIIAAKIIPATLEIMDNATIRTVEDYAKVGLPLDAQAVLLIEVDGNPIVVEKEAEKVMEALKANHADFVQIAKDDAERDKLWAARRAALPALAKLRPTTYVEDATVPRNKVPDFLRAVSSIAKANNVTIGTFGHAGDGNMHPTIVCDIRQPEEMKRVYKAMDEMFSAAIELGGTLSGEHGIGLGKLPWMEQQHGPVTMNAMKSIKRALDPNLILNPGKLVGEC, encoded by the coding sequence ATGGAAAAACACCACATCAATGCGTTAAAAGAGATTGTTGGAGAAGAAAATGTATTGACAAGCGCCGAGGACTTATACTGTTATTCCTATGATGCAACACCTGGTCATGCTCATATGCCTGATGCCGTTGTATCACCAGCTAATACTATGGAAACTTCACAGATTTTGAAACTGGCGAATGACAATCGCATTCCAGTTTACACACGAGGATCAGGCACCAATCTTAGTGCCGGTTGTGTTCCTACTAAAGGCGGTATTGTCTTACTAATGACTCGCCTAAACAAAATTCTTGAAGTTGACTTAGAAAATCTAGTAGCAGTAGCAGAACCTGGTGTTATTGTGGCCGACTTAAATAAAGAAATCGCAACTCTTGGACTTATTTATCCACCAGACCCTGGTACTGTAGCAACTGCGACTTTAGGTGGCACTGTTGCGGAAAATGCTGGTGGCCTTAGAGGCCTCAAGTATGGCGTTTCCAAACATTATATTATGGGCCTAGAAGTTGTCTTAGCAAACGGTGATATCATGAATACTGGCGGTAAAAATGTAAAAGATGTGTCTGGTTATGATATGACTAAATTATTCACTGGATCAGAAGGCACTTTGTGTGTTATCACCAAAATTATTACCAAACTTGTTCCTGCCCCAGAAGCAAAAAAAGCTATGATGGCGATATTCAAAGACTTGGATAACGCAGGTAAAGCAGTTTCTGCTATCATTGCAGCTAAAATTATTCCAGCTACGTTAGAAATTATGGATAATGCTACGATACGCACAGTAGAAGATTATGCAAAAGTAGGCCTGCCATTAGATGCGCAAGCTGTGCTTTTAATTGAAGTTGACGGCAATCCTATCGTTGTTGAAAAAGAAGCAGAAAAAGTTATGGAAGCATTAAAAGCAAACCATGCTGATTTTGTTCAAATCGCGAAAGATGATGCGGAAAGGGACAAATTATGGGCTGCTCGCCGCGCTGCTCTGCCTGCACTAGCAAAACTTCGCCCTACTACTTATGTAGAAGATGCTACTGTACCTCGTAACAAAGTACCTGATTTCCTTCGTGCTGTAAGTAGCATTGCAAAAGCGAATAACGTAACCATTGGTACTTTCGGTCATGCAGGTGATGGTAATATGCATCCTACTATCGTATGCGATATTCGTCAGCCAGAAGAAATGAAACGTGTATACAAAGCTATGGATGAAATGTTTTCGGCTGCTATAGAACTTGGCGGCACCTTAAGTGGCGAACACGGCATTGGTCTTGGCAAACTTCCGTGGATGGAACAACAACATGGTCCTGTAACAATGAACGCCATGAAATCCATCAAACGCGCACTTGATCCTAACTTGATCCTAAACCCAGGAAAACTAGTGGGAGAGTGTTAA
- a CDS encoding (Fe-S)-binding protein: MTDKITAKDINEQDKTLLADLQDALANCMKCGNCMEVCPVYKEVGKEAAVARGKLSLMEGVLKGAIPLSAAFDTAMSKCVSCKACTAKCPCGVPADELILRGRQAAVKARGLHPIKKKVFALLKSRQLFDFSLRMAGIFGPLNFKKLPGKMASLARFPMPGMDYKRVTAPFASTPLRNQYPEVIKVDKPKMRVGFFTGCTINYMYTDVGQSVLNVLKENDIEVTMPSLQHCCGTPVYMSGDVDSAKILAKHNIEVFDEYNFDYIVSACGSCTEAFRIEFPHLFHDEPRMKEMTERLAKKTYEISEFLIDVVKIDKSKLGPVNTTVTLHDPCHMARGIKVTKQPREVLKSIPGLKFVEMKQPDRCCGSGGSFSLGNYELSRKINDKKIADIASTNADLVATSCGTCRMHLMDGLHQNKLDKNALHVIQLLDQSYKAGHKK, encoded by the coding sequence ATGACTGATAAAATTACTGCAAAGGATATTAATGAACAAGACAAAACCTTGTTAGCAGATCTTCAGGATGCTCTTGCCAATTGTATGAAATGCGGCAACTGTATGGAAGTCTGCCCTGTATATAAAGAAGTAGGAAAAGAAGCAGCCGTAGCTCGTGGGAAACTTTCCTTAATGGAAGGGGTACTTAAGGGTGCCATTCCACTGTCTGCCGCTTTTGATACTGCTATGTCGAAATGTGTTTCTTGCAAAGCCTGTACAGCGAAATGCCCGTGTGGTGTACCCGCTGATGAACTCATCCTTCGCGGACGTCAGGCCGCTGTAAAGGCAAGAGGCTTACACCCTATTAAGAAAAAGGTATTTGCCTTACTAAAAAGTAGACAGTTATTTGATTTTTCTCTGCGGATGGCTGGCATTTTTGGACCGTTAAATTTCAAAAAGCTCCCTGGGAAAATGGCGTCATTGGCTCGCTTCCCTATGCCTGGTATGGACTATAAAAGGGTAACAGCCCCTTTTGCTTCCACACCTCTTAGAAATCAGTACCCTGAAGTAATCAAAGTGGACAAACCTAAAATGAGAGTGGGCTTCTTTACGGGCTGCACCATCAACTATATGTATACAGATGTTGGACAATCCGTTCTTAATGTATTAAAAGAAAATGATATCGAAGTAACGATGCCTAGCCTTCAGCATTGCTGCGGTACACCTGTCTATATGTCAGGAGACGTAGACTCTGCCAAGATATTAGCAAAACACAATATTGAAGTTTTCGATGAATACAACTTTGACTATATTGTATCTGCTTGCGGTTCCTGTACAGAAGCTTTCCGCATCGAATTTCCTCATCTCTTTCACGATGAGCCAAGGATGAAGGAAATGACGGAAAGATTAGCTAAAAAAACCTATGAAATTAGTGAGTTTCTTATCGATGTGGTCAAAATTGATAAATCAAAACTCGGTCCAGTAAATACTACTGTAACTTTACACGATCCATGTCACATGGCGAGAGGCATTAAAGTAACAAAACAGCCTCGTGAGGTTTTAAAATCCATACCTGGATTAAAATTTGTAGAAATGAAACAGCCTGATCGTTGCTGTGGTTCAGGTGGTTCTTTCAGCCTCGGAAATTATGAACTGTCCCGTAAAATCAATGATAAAAAAATTGCGGATATTGCATCCACCAATGCTGATCTTGTGGCTACTAGTTGTGGAACCTGCCGCATGCATTTGATGGATGGCTTACACCAAAACAAACTGGATAAAAATGCTTTACACGTCATTCAATTATTAGATCAGTCTTATAAGGCAGGTCACAAAAAGTAA
- a CDS encoding TerC family protein, with amino-acid sequence MYDLFSAIGPEWFVALGSILFLNLILSGDNAVIIAMASKNLPEKQRIKAILWGSFGAVVLRVILTLIAASLLDVPFLQFLGGIALLWIAINLLNKKDNHETSNEATSLRAAIKTILFADLIMSLDNVLALAAIAQTVPDHKYSLILVGLATSIPIVVFGAQMLVKLMDKFPVIIYIGAGILAYAAAEMIVSDRSVSVFISQYKLWIKILLTTGVVTFGYLMKRGQALIPTPDK; translated from the coding sequence ATGTATGATTTATTTTCTGCCATAGGTCCAGAGTGGTTTGTTGCCTTAGGAAGCATCCTGTTTTTAAACCTTATTCTTAGTGGGGATAATGCTGTTATTATTGCCATGGCAAGCAAGAATCTTCCCGAAAAGCAGCGTATAAAAGCAATCCTATGGGGGAGTTTCGGCGCAGTGGTTCTCCGGGTCATCCTTACTTTAATTGCAGCTTCACTCTTAGATGTACCTTTCCTGCAATTTTTAGGTGGTATAGCGTTGCTGTGGATTGCTATTAATTTACTGAATAAAAAAGACAATCATGAAACTAGTAATGAAGCGACTTCTCTGCGAGCTGCTATTAAAACCATTTTATTTGCTGATTTAATCATGAGCTTAGACAATGTATTAGCCCTTGCAGCCATTGCACAGACAGTACCCGATCATAAATATTCTCTCATTTTAGTTGGCCTGGCGACAAGTATACCGATTGTTGTTTTCGGTGCACAGATGTTAGTTAAATTAATGGATAAATTTCCAGTTATCATTTATATTGGCGCAGGTATTTTAGCATATGCAGCTGCTGAAATGATAGTAAGCGATCGATCAGTGAGCGTATTCATTAGTCAGTATAAATTATGGATAAAAATTCTATTAACAACGGGTGTAGTCACGTTTGGTTATTTAATGAAAAGGGGACAAGCCCTAATACCAACGCCAGACAAATAA
- the cooS gene encoding anaerobic carbon-monoxide dehydrogenase catalytic subunit: protein MSDQGNETLIKSTDQTSRGDVESVSGKGDASGTNDPNRHFDVHQNAKKYYDIEKSPSMEEVHKWQRKHIQGTDQGKEGFPLNVIVDPAMREMYQHVHAQGLTNVFDRFDQQEKIRCTFCVQGLSCQLCANGPCRINAKVPRGACGVDADVMVSRNFVYRHVTIGTSANIFHAQQVARTLKAAAENPDSGLKIRDKDKLLKYAEMAGLDSHEDVKKVAVNFANWVLEDISRPYWEESAMTKVFAPPKRQELWRKLKLFPGGGFSEVAFAQTKCMTNLNADPVDFLLTSVRLGIANEYQGLFALDILQEILMGTQKIRTAKQNMGLLNKEKVNIITNGHMPLAAHIVIELASSPEWQEKAKKAGATGLQVLGHVCEGQQLLNYEDTGKMSAYAGQEGEWLSEEYLLATGAVDLFMFDYNCTIPTLPLYAKRFGTTMVSTHEVIRMPDTEVVEFKPEEMRKQAEKILDMAITAYTKRKAENREVYIPPHVSDCMIGFSTESVKAALGGSWKPLIDAIVEGKIRGIATIVGCTTARYGQGGSNIFKITKGLIEKDILVLSGGCTSSVMQYTGLADPKAADEAGSGLKAVCKSLGIPPVLSYGACVDIGKMTQTAMEIADTLDVDTNMLPIVIGAPEYLEQKAVADACTAIALGWLVHVAPVPSVTGSDLVVKTLTETTETLGLGKLTVETSAEKTIQIYVDHIEKKRKELGI, encoded by the coding sequence TTGTCAGATCAAGGAAATGAAACATTAATTAAAAGTACAGATCAAACCAGTCGAGGTGATGTGGAATCTGTTTCAGGAAAAGGTGATGCCAGTGGTACAAATGATCCAAATCGACATTTTGACGTGCATCAAAACGCAAAAAAATACTATGATATTGAGAAATCTCCTTCTATGGAAGAGGTACATAAATGGCAGCGTAAACATATTCAGGGAACGGATCAGGGGAAAGAGGGATTTCCTCTTAATGTTATTGTAGATCCAGCTATGCGTGAAATGTACCAACATGTTCATGCTCAAGGGCTTACAAATGTATTTGATCGATTTGATCAACAGGAAAAGATTCGTTGTACTTTTTGTGTACAAGGATTGTCATGTCAGCTTTGTGCCAATGGTCCTTGTCGTATAAATGCCAAAGTACCACGCGGAGCTTGTGGCGTGGATGCGGATGTAATGGTATCAAGAAATTTTGTATATCGTCATGTAACGATTGGAACTTCCGCTAATATTTTTCATGCCCAGCAGGTGGCCCGAACTTTAAAGGCAGCAGCAGAAAATCCAGATAGTGGTTTAAAAATTCGCGATAAAGATAAATTACTCAAATATGCTGAAATGGCCGGATTAGATAGTCATGAAGATGTAAAAAAAGTTGCTGTAAATTTCGCAAACTGGGTTTTGGAAGATATTAGCCGGCCTTATTGGGAAGAGTCAGCAATGACTAAAGTATTTGCTCCTCCTAAACGTCAAGAGCTGTGGCGGAAATTAAAGTTATTCCCTGGTGGCGGCTTTAGTGAGGTTGCGTTTGCACAAACAAAATGTATGACAAACTTAAATGCCGATCCGGTCGATTTTCTATTAACCTCGGTACGTTTAGGGATTGCCAATGAATACCAAGGTTTATTTGCATTAGATATATTACAAGAAATATTAATGGGTACACAAAAGATAAGAACAGCAAAACAAAATATGGGCTTGTTAAATAAGGAAAAGGTCAATATTATTACAAATGGCCATATGCCACTTGCAGCTCATATTGTTATTGAACTTGCCTCTTCTCCTGAGTGGCAAGAAAAGGCTAAAAAGGCTGGCGCAACAGGTCTTCAGGTATTAGGACATGTTTGTGAAGGGCAACAATTATTAAACTATGAAGATACTGGAAAAATGTCTGCTTATGCTGGCCAAGAAGGAGAATGGTTGTCAGAGGAATATTTACTAGCCACAGGTGCTGTAGATTTATTCATGTTTGATTATAACTGTACCATTCCGACCTTACCTCTTTATGCGAAACGTTTTGGTACTACCATGGTAAGCACTCACGAAGTCATCCGTATGCCTGATACAGAAGTCGTAGAATTTAAACCTGAAGAAATGCGCAAACAAGCAGAAAAAATTCTGGATATGGCCATTACAGCCTATACAAAACGTAAGGCTGAAAATAGAGAAGTTTACATTCCACCACATGTCTCAGATTGCATGATTGGCTTTAGTACAGAATCAGTTAAAGCAGCGTTAGGTGGCTCTTGGAAACCTCTTATTGATGCAATTGTAGAAGGGAAGATTCGTGGTATTGCAACGATAGTTGGTTGTACTACGGCTCGTTATGGTCAAGGTGGTAGTAATATCTTTAAGATTACAAAAGGTTTGATTGAAAAAGATATTCTTGTGTTATCAGGAGGGTGTACTTCTTCGGTTATGCAATATACTGGACTGGCTGATCCAAAAGCAGCAGATGAGGCTGGATCCGGCCTAAAAGCGGTTTGTAAATCCCTAGGAATTCCCCCGGTCCTCTCTTATGGTGCATGTGTGGACATTGGAAAGATGACGCAGACGGCTATGGAGATTGCGGATACTTTAGATGTAGATACAAATATGTTGCCAATTGTTATCGGTGCCCCAGAATACTTGGAGCAAAAGGCTGTTGCCGATGCTTGTACTGCAATTGCCCTTGGTTGGTTAGTACATGTTGCCCCTGTTCCTTCTGTAACAGGTAGTGATTTAGTAGTAAAAACATTAACAGAAACTACGGAAACTTTAGGCTTAGGCAAATTAACAGTGGAAACAAGTGCAGAGAAAACAATTCAAATTTATGTAGACCATATCGAAAAGAAACGCAAAGAGCTTGGAATATAG
- a CDS encoding ribonuclease J has translation MEKQNKLAIIPLGGLGEIGKNMTVIRYEDDIIILDSGLAFPEDDMLGIDLVIPDISYLLENQDKIRAVVITHGHEDHIGSLSYLLKQIDVPVYGTRLALGLAECRLKENGVANYKLVPVNPGDQISFGTIQVGFIRVCHSIPDAVGMYFKTPVGTIVHTGDFKIDYTPVDGKAMDIHKFAELGDEGVLVLMSDSTNAERPGFTKSERQVGIALDEAFHNAKGRILLATFASNVLRVQQAITSACKYGRKVAIIGRSMINVVNIATELGYLTVPEGVIIDIDEIKNYPGNQILILSTGSQGEPMSALTRMAMNDHRKIEISPSDTVIISATPIPGNEKSVSKTIDALLRLGAEVIHERSAGIHVSGHASQEELKLMLTLVRPQYFIPVHGEYRMLISHGKIAQELGVAKENIFIGSNGQVFEFSKEAGVVSGKLSGKVTSGKVFVDGLGVGDVGNIVMRDRSKLSQDGVLIVVITIDKASGSVVAGPDLVSRGFVYVRESGHLMVEAKQKVKQVLANCEANKVTEWAAIKGSVRDALSKFVYEKTRRSPMILPIIMEV, from the coding sequence TTGGAAAAACAAAATAAATTAGCCATTATTCCACTTGGTGGGTTAGGCGAAATCGGCAAGAATATGACAGTAATTCGCTACGAAGATGATATTATCATTCTTGATTCTGGTTTAGCATTTCCAGAAGATGATATGTTAGGGATTGACTTAGTTATACCTGATATCTCCTATCTTCTTGAAAATCAGGATAAGATAAGGGCGGTTGTTATCACTCATGGCCACGAAGACCACATTGGTTCTTTATCCTATCTATTAAAGCAAATTGATGTACCCGTCTATGGTACGCGTCTTGCATTAGGGTTAGCCGAGTGCCGATTAAAAGAAAATGGCGTGGCAAACTACAAGTTGGTTCCAGTGAACCCAGGCGATCAAATATCATTTGGTACCATTCAAGTAGGGTTCATTCGCGTATGTCACTCCATTCCTGATGCCGTAGGAATGTATTTTAAGACTCCGGTTGGGACAATTGTCCATACGGGTGATTTTAAAATTGATTATACACCAGTTGACGGTAAAGCAATGGATATTCATAAATTCGCCGAATTAGGTGACGAAGGTGTACTCGTCTTGATGTCTGACAGCACGAATGCGGAACGACCGGGTTTTACGAAATCAGAACGACAGGTCGGCATTGCTTTGGATGAAGCATTTCACAATGCGAAGGGGCGAATTCTTTTAGCTACCTTTGCATCCAACGTATTACGTGTACAGCAGGCGATTACGTCTGCTTGTAAATATGGCCGTAAGGTGGCAATTATCGGACGCAGTATGATTAACGTTGTAAATATTGCTACAGAACTTGGGTACTTAACGGTTCCCGAAGGTGTCATAATTGACATTGATGAGATTAAAAACTATCCAGGAAACCAAATATTGATTTTATCGACTGGTAGCCAAGGGGAACCTATGTCTGCCTTAACGAGAATGGCAATGAACGATCATCGAAAAATTGAGATTAGTCCTAGTGATACTGTTATTATTTCTGCGACACCGATTCCAGGTAATGAGAAATCCGTGTCAAAGACGATTGACGCCTTATTACGATTAGGAGCAGAAGTGATACATGAACGTTCTGCTGGTATTCACGTTTCAGGGCATGCCAGCCAGGAAGAATTAAAATTAATGTTAACCTTAGTTCGTCCTCAATACTTTATTCCCGTGCATGGCGAGTATCGGATGTTAATAAGCCATGGAAAGATAGCTCAAGAATTGGGCGTTGCCAAGGAAAATATTTTTATAGGTAGTAACGGACAGGTCTTTGAGTTTTCCAAAGAAGCTGGTGTTGTTAGTGGGAAGTTATCAGGGAAAGTCACGTCAGGTAAGGTTTTTGTTGATGGTTTAGGAGTAGGTGACGTAGGAAATATTGTTATGCGTGATCGTAGCAAATTATCTCAAGATGGAGTTCTCATTGTAGTTATCACTATAGATAAGGCCAGTGGCTCAGTTGTAGCGGGTCCCGATTTAGTTTCCCGTGGTTTTGTCTATGTTAGAGAATCAGGACACTTAATGGTTGAAGCTAAACAAAAAGTAAAGCAGGTCCTTGCTAATTGTGAGGCCAATAAAGTGACTGAATGGGCTGCAATCAAAGGTAGTGTTCGAGATGCCTTAAGTAAATTTGTTTATGAGAAGACTCGCCGTAGTCCAATGATTTTACCTATTATTATGGAGGTTTAA
- a CDS encoding sugar diacid recognition domain-containing protein, whose amino-acid sequence MENEHRRLDAKFAQSLVDTVAVELNKNVNILDEHGVIIASFSRERIGQIHEAGAKMLQNGVVKEFYVSEEDEIDMPGTRNGFNVPIMFEEQCIGLIGVTGDQKTAEPYARLAARFVEANLQSNARQERLVGALTEKEELQSIFLNKIITIQEDERKRISRELHDETSQSLTSIIVGLRVLAEQVQSSEEQEKILEMRDLAVTTLEAVHHMAVELRPVLLDDLGLVAAAKKYIENYTKQYGISMYVDFNNLSRERFSPEVEITLYRILQEALTNIVKHGKAKQVWVSLNKKQDKLILLVDDDGVGFDTEIVRNSHSHTCLGIYGMRERVALVEGKFVIKSALGQGTKIFVEIPLKGKNCEKSIV is encoded by the coding sequence GTGGAAAATGAACATAGACGATTAGATGCGAAATTTGCGCAGTCTTTAGTAGATACTGTAGCTGTTGAATTAAATAAGAATGTAAATATACTTGATGAACATGGAGTAATTATTGCGTCTTTTAGTAGAGAACGTATTGGACAAATTCATGAAGCCGGGGCAAAGATGCTGCAGAATGGGGTTGTGAAGGAGTTTTATGTTAGTGAAGAAGATGAAATAGATATGCCTGGTACCCGCAATGGCTTTAATGTTCCTATAATGTTTGAGGAGCAATGTATTGGCTTAATTGGCGTAACTGGTGATCAAAAAACTGCGGAGCCTTATGCGAGGTTAGCTGCACGTTTCGTAGAAGCCAATCTTCAATCAAATGCCAGGCAGGAAAGGTTAGTAGGGGCATTAACAGAAAAAGAAGAACTTCAGTCTATATTTTTAAATAAAATAATTACAATACAAGAAGATGAACGTAAAAGAATATCACGGGAGCTCCACGATGAAACAAGCCAGTCCTTAACTTCCATCATTGTTGGTCTACGTGTCCTCGCAGAGCAAGTGCAAAGTAGCGAGGAGCAAGAAAAGATACTAGAAATGCGTGACCTTGCGGTTACGACCTTAGAAGCGGTGCATCATATGGCAGTTGAATTACGCCCTGTATTATTAGATGACTTAGGGTTAGTAGCTGCTGCTAAAAAATATATAGAAAACTATACTAAGCAATATGGAATTTCTATGTATGTTGATTTTAATAACTTATCAAGAGAACGATTTTCTCCTGAAGTAGAAATCACATTATATCGTATTTTACAGGAAGCATTAACGAATATAGTCAAACATGGAAAAGCAAAACAGGTTTGGGTATCCTTAAATAAAAAACAGGATAAACTTATTTTGTTGGTTGATGATGACGGTGTAGGTTTTGATACAGAAATCGTTAGAAATTCCCATAGCCATACTTGTTTGGGTATTTATGGAATGAGAGAACGTGTTGCTTTGGTGGAAGGAAAATTTGTTATTAAATCAGCACTAGGTCAAGGCACTAAAATTTTTGTGGAAATTCCATTAAAGGGTAAAAATTGTGAAAAAAGTATTGTTTAA
- a CDS encoding amino acid permease — protein sequence MSIPTVNLKELCPEKVGLKRDMKSRHLMMISIGGTIGTGLFLGSGQTLSQAGPLGAVLAYLTGGFIMYMVLLCLGELTAAMPVSGSFQSYASRFISPGAGFTTGWLYWINWAICIAADFTAAGIIMNNWFPQLAIWMWCGIFAVMLALLNIISVKAYGEAEFWFAGIKVTAILAFIVAGAGLLFGFSSHSLPIVGLSNFNTGSGLFPNGFEAVFLTMIAVVYSFQGAELVGIAAGECEDPSKNVPRVIKGITFRIIIFYVLAMVVLAGIIPWQEASVLESPFAHVFGMLGFPLAKDIMSFVVMTSALSAGNSALYACSRLLWSMSKEGLAPNFLGKLNSRGVPINGVYLTLVLACMSLLTSEYAADTVYLWLMSSTGLTGCLIWVIIAWCQINFRREFARLGGKLEQLKFRTPFYPLVPVLALVLNIGVIFSLYFDESQRIVLYTGIPVLLAIYLYYVIFLDKKITGSKAQSL from the coding sequence ATGTCAATTCCTACTGTAAATCTGAAAGAATTATGTCCAGAAAAAGTAGGCCTCAAGCGTGACATGAAATCACGCCACCTTATGATGATTTCTATCGGTGGTACCATTGGTACTGGACTCTTTCTAGGATCAGGTCAAACCCTTAGTCAAGCAGGTCCTCTTGGTGCTGTTCTTGCCTACCTAACAGGCGGTTTTATCATGTATATGGTTCTCTTATGCTTAGGTGAACTAACGGCAGCCATGCCTGTTTCTGGCTCGTTTCAAAGTTATGCCTCTCGTTTCATATCCCCTGGAGCTGGTTTCACCACTGGCTGGTTATACTGGATAAACTGGGCAATTTGTATTGCTGCTGACTTTACCGCTGCAGGTATTATTATGAATAATTGGTTTCCACAATTGGCGATCTGGATGTGGTGTGGAATCTTTGCTGTGATGTTAGCCTTATTAAACATCATCTCGGTAAAGGCCTATGGTGAAGCAGAATTCTGGTTTGCTGGTATCAAAGTAACTGCAATTTTAGCTTTTATTGTCGCTGGTGCAGGTCTGTTGTTTGGTTTTTCTAGTCATTCTCTCCCTATTGTCGGGCTCTCCAATTTTAATACTGGCTCTGGTCTTTTTCCGAATGGCTTTGAAGCAGTATTTTTAACTATGATCGCTGTAGTGTACTCTTTCCAAGGTGCTGAGCTTGTAGGGATTGCTGCAGGTGAATGCGAAGACCCAAGTAAAAATGTTCCTCGCGTTATTAAAGGGATTACTTTCCGCATTATTATATTTTATGTGTTAGCCATGGTTGTACTCGCAGGTATTATTCCTTGGCAAGAAGCAAGTGTCTTAGAAAGTCCTTTTGCCCATGTATTCGGTATGTTAGGATTCCCTTTAGCAAAAGATATTATGAGTTTTGTTGTTATGACCTCCGCCTTATCTGCAGGTAATTCCGCTTTATATGCCTGCTCTCGTCTCCTCTGGTCTATGTCCAAGGAAGGATTAGCACCTAATTTTCTAGGCAAGCTAAACTCTCGTGGTGTTCCTATCAATGGTGTTTATTTGACTCTAGTATTAGCTTGCATGTCTTTACTTACCAGTGAGTATGCTGCCGATACCGTATATTTGTGGCTTATGTCTAGTACAGGGCTTACAGGTTGTCTAATTTGGGTTATTATTGCTTGGTGCCAGATAAACTTCCGTAGAGAATTTGCTCGCCTAGGTGGTAAATTGGAACAACTCAAATTTCGTACACCATTCTACCCACTTGTACCTGTACTTGCTTTGGTATTAAACATTGGTGTTATTTTCAGTCTATATTTCGATGAATCACAACGTATTGTTCTTTACACTGGTATTCCTGTACTGCTTGCTATCTATTTATATTATGTAATATTTTTAGATAAAAAAATCACAGGATCGAAAGCCCAAAGCCTGTAA
- a CDS encoding metal-dependent hydrolase — translation MDSLSHALIGMAVAGLSGHPLSLHDPIYLATVIGAQAPDFDIIAQVKGNFSYLRQHRSFSHSIPGLCMWAAMISLSLYAFMPETNLFSLFGWAFAGCLSHSIIDYFNTHGVAILWPFRKERKSLQLLNVFDPILLLLMTSIYTLPITMFILSCLTFFTIVAYISLRILLRKKARRQIHEIFSHEDIVQVSIMPSLQRILFWDFVLETKQSYTVGQLGAIYPVLETNANLTKQKAVSPFTLQAQKTILGDFFTTFTPFIYFEEEQSLHSSCVNIYDLRYIANKEFLHRGTIIFDNNRLPTESYLYSYGNTMKIPCNQLR, via the coding sequence ATGGATTCCTTATCCCATGCACTAATTGGCATGGCTGTTGCTGGTTTATCTGGACATCCTCTATCCTTACATGATCCTATTTATCTTGCGACGGTTATTGGCGCGCAAGCACCTGATTTTGATATTATCGCTCAAGTCAAAGGAAATTTTTCTTACCTTAGACAGCACCGCTCTTTTTCTCATTCCATCCCTGGTTTATGCATGTGGGCAGCTATGATTAGCTTAAGTCTTTATGCTTTTATGCCGGAAACCAATCTTTTTTCCTTATTTGGCTGGGCCTTTGCTGGTTGTCTGTCACACAGTATCATTGATTATTTTAATACCCATGGAGTGGCAATTTTATGGCCTTTTCGTAAGGAACGCAAAAGCTTACAACTTTTAAATGTATTTGACCCTATACTCCTATTGCTCATGACGAGTATCTATACTTTACCCATTACTATGTTTATCTTATCTTGTCTTACTTTTTTTACGATTGTGGCATATATTAGCCTTCGCATACTCCTCCGCAAAAAGGCAAGAAGGCAAATACATGAGATATTTTCCCATGAAGATATTGTACAAGTCTCAATTATGCCTTCCTTACAGCGTATATTATTTTGGGATTTTGTCTTAGAAACAAAACAATCTTATACAGTTGGACAACTAGGAGCTATTTATCCCGTATTAGAAACCAATGCCAACTTAACAAAACAAAAAGCTGTTTCTCCCTTTACCTTGCAAGCCCAAAAAACGATACTTGGTGATTTTTTCACTACCTTTACCCCCTTTATTTATTTTGAAGAGGAACAAAGCCTTCATTCCAGCTGTGTAAATATTTACGACCTTCGCTATATCGCAAATAAAGAATTTCTACACCGAGGGACGATCATTTTTGATAATAATCGACTTCCAACAGAGTCTTATCTTTATTCCTATGGAAATACAATGAAAATTCCATGTAACCAGCTAAGGTAA